The genomic DNA CACCACGGCGTCCACCCCACGTCGGCGCCACGACCCATCCGACGACGGAGGCGAGGTGCGCGTGGCCGAGCCGTCAGGGGACCTCGCCACCGCACACGAGCGCAGCGGCGACGGACACGACGGCGGAGGGCGGGAGGCGTCATCCTCATCGAGCGGGCAGGACGGCGGCTCCGGAGGCGAGGCGCCCTCGAGCGACCCGCAGACGTCGGGTGGCCAGGACGGCGGGCAGGATCCCGCCGCATCGCAGCCGTCCGGCGGCGACGACAGCACGGATCCGTGACGGTGCCCCGGACGGGGGAATTCCCCCGCGCCGGCGCAGGGTTGCGTCACGACCGGTGACGTAGAGGTGAAGCATCCATCGCCACCGCAAGTGGCACAGACGGAGGTGGGACGTGAGGGCGAGAATCAGGATCATCGATGCGGGCACGCGGGTGAAGGTCGTGCTGCCGCTGGCGCTGGCGGCAGCCGCGTTCGCGGCGCCGAGCACCGCGCAGGCCGCAACGGCGACGTGCCACGGGCACCGAGCGACGATCGTCGGCACGAACGGGGCAAACACGATCGTCGGCACGTCGGGCCGCGACGTGATCGTCGCCAAGCGCGGGAACGACACGATCCGTGCACGCGGCGGGAACGACCTGATCTGCGCGGGTGCGGGAAGGGACCACGTGTTCGGCGGCAAGGGCTCGGACACCGTCTTCGGCGGCCGCGGCAGTGACGACATCCAGGGCGGCGACGGCGCCGATACGGTGAACGCCGGTGAAGGCAACGACGACGTCCAGGGCGACGACGGCAACGACACGATCCTCGGTGACGACGGCAACGACACGCTCGACGGCAACAATGGCGACGACGTCATCGAGGGCGGCGCGGGCGACGACAACGAGCAGGGCGACGAGGGCAGCGACGAGCTGCGTGGCGGATCGGGCAGCGACGAGCTGCACGGCGGCACCGGATCGGACGACCTCTGCGGCGGCCGCGGCGATGACGACGAGCAGGGCGACGAGGGCAGCGACACCATCAGCGACGACCAGGGCAACGACGTCGAGGATGGCGGCTCGGGCGACGACACGGTCGACGGAGTCGACGACAACCAGCAGTAGCGCGGGTCGTGGCGCCCCGTCGCCGTCGGGCGGCGGGGCGCTACCCGGTTCTCAGTGTGCCGCGGTCGGCGTCTCGATCACCGTCTGCACCGGCACCTCGTAGAACTCGACGGCCGTGCGGCGCTCGCTGCCGCCCGGGCTCATGGCGTTCAGCGCCTCGTCCCCGCGGCGCATCGCCTCCTCGGTCTCGAACAGCGTGAGGCCGATGCCCTTCCCGGTCTGGCGGTCGACAAGCATCATCATCTTCGCGCCCTCGAGCCCGGCCGGCGTGTCGCCGGCGATCTCCTGACGCACCATCGCAATCGCATCGTCGACCTTCGACGGGTCGCTCTCGAACGTT from Gaiellales bacterium includes the following:
- a CDS encoding calcium-binding protein produces the protein MRARIRIIDAGTRVKVVLPLALAAAAFAAPSTAQAATATCHGHRATIVGTNGANTIVGTSGRDVIVAKRGNDTIRARGGNDLICAGAGRDHVFGGKGSDTVFGGRGSDDIQGGDGADTVNAGEGNDDVQGDDGNDTILGDDGNDTLDGNNGDDVIEGGAGDDNEQGDEGSDELRGGSGSDELHGGTGSDDLCGGRGDDDEQGDEGSDTISDDQGNDVEDGGSGDDTVDGVDDNQQ